The DNA region ATGTACAATTGAGAATGGGATGGAAAGTAGAAACACCAAACCAAAGAGTTATAATATTTGAAGGATGCGCCTATTTTAATGATGGATGGCATAATAAACACAGAGTAAGCCTGTAGTCACTCAAGGACAGGCAAATACAAAGTAGAACATAGAGTGAAAGTTCAGCAAGCTGACCATTAAATCTGGCAAAGGAATCTTAACCTTTGTAAGCATAATCTCACAATTATATGCCCTTCGGAGATCAATCTGCAATAAAAAGGTGATCAATATATCTGTTAAGAGTCATaagtttataaggccatgagttagactagctaTTTGATTGGATTCAATGTTTTAGTGCAggttggcccatgtgcattatagcccagttgagtgaACTTGGCCCGACCTTAGATTCTAAGAATATCAGTGGACATTACCTGTTATAAGAAACTTTTGTTCTTGTTCCAAACATGTAAACATGCATTACatttcaagtaaaaaaaaaaaaaaaaacccttcaAAAAATGAGATAAAAAACTAAAAGATTATATCTAATCAATTAGCTTAGTTTAATCCATGGCCTTATAAatccatatgttctctcttatattttcaaagTGGGACTCTTAGCAGTTACTAAATGCACTTTATCATACTTAGAACTAGGCAACTAGCAGCACAATGAGATAGAAAGGTAAAGTTTCTTGATTACTTACCAGTTGCACTTTATCAGACTTTGGTCCCGCAGCACGACGACTTGATTTTCCAGCTGCTTTTGGAACAGCTGCAGAGAAGAGACTCTCAAGTTCAGACATGTCAAATTCAGGAGCTCTGGCAAGGAAAAGAAAGCAAGTAATTGGGGTTAATCAAGAACAAAAGGAGGGCatgaaaagaaggaaaaaggaaattaagAAATACAGTCATCAGTACTTGGAAGCTTCCTCGGGTCTCTGAGCTTCAGCCCATAGGCTTCCTTGCATAGCCCTTGTTATCTTCAACCAATGGTATGGTTTCAAGGGCGTCCTTTTGCTCTGACCCTGATTCTTAACGCCTGTCCGGGCCTGCAATTTCCCTCCCTTTGCACCCATGGGAGGTGGAGGTATACTTCCACCACCACCTGGTGGAGTTCCGCCAATTGGCGGAGGTGGAACAGGTGGATTATTATTTGTAGAACCCCCGGGAGGAGGGGGTGGTGGTGGAGTATTTGTAGAACCCCCAGGAGGAGGGGGTGGTGGTGGAGTATTTGTAGAACCCCCGGGAGGAGGGGGTGGTGGTGGAGTATTTGTAGAACCCCCAGGAGGAGGGGGTGGTGGTGGAGTATTTGTAGAACCCCCGGGAGGAGGGGGTGGTGGTGGAGTATTTGTAGAACCCCCAGGAGGAGGGGGTGGTGGTGGAGTATTTGTAGAACCCCCGGGAGGAGGGGGTGGTGGTGGAGTATTTGTAGAACCCCCGGGAGGAGGGGGTGGCGGTGGAGCTGAAGGCATAGCATTAGCACTTGAAACTGAAGGTGGCGGTGGAGGACAAGGAGCAGGAGGAGGTGGAGGATGGCCTGAATCTAATCCTGACATGGGAGGAGGTGGCGGAGGTGGACAAGGTTGGGGCGGTGGAGGGATGGAAGAGGCTGCAGGAACGGGGTCTATCCCTGAACTTGATGGAGGGGCACAGGGAGGATCAGTAGTAGAACTTTCAGGTACTTTGTTGGAATCCTGGCCAtcaggaggaggaggaggaggaggaggcacGCTAGGTGGAATTAAAGATGCCAATTTGCTGGTAATAAGAGATACAGCTGCTTGTGATGAGGGTACTGTCCCCAAAGGAAACTGACTTGAGGATGGCAACTGGGGGGAAAGCAACGATTTTCTAGGTGACAAAGGCTTTAATAAACCTGGAACAGATGCTAAAATGGCATGCCTTGGGGACATTGTCACTGAGGAAGTGCTTTCTTTTAGCAAGGCCGTAATGCCAACTGTTGATCCACCACTACCATGGAACCTCGAGGGAGGCAGGACTGGAGGTGGAGGATGAGATGTGACTTCCGACTGAGGAGGCTCATGAAGAGGAATCTGTCGATCTTGGGGCTTAGTATCATTTTCTAATTGTGAGGACTTTGGTGTCTCATCATCGTTTGCCATTAACTTTGAAGCCAGCATTGGAGTGTTCTTGGGTGAAGGGAATGAATCTCCAATGTTACTACTATCCAATTCATCAGTGACTCCTTCATATAGCTCAGCTAGTAGTGCACCAGACTTTCCAGAATTGTTCTTTTTACTAGTACTCCTCGGTAAGTTTATCCCTTCTATAGCATCTTGAAAAGTGCTGCTCCCAATCTTTAGTTTTCTAGCCAACTCAAGAAAGCTCGTCTCGAAATCTTCGTCTGTTGGTGACTGGCAAATAAAATTCTCAATGACTTCATTCGTCAAAGTTGAAGCGCTCTTGATGAGTTTATCCTTTCTTGCAGGCCGGGGAGATATGTTTTCCAACCTTTCTTGAATAATGTTTGCTGCTCTGATTTCAAGGATATCTAGAGCTACATCGGTTCTGGGGTCTAGCCAATCCACATTGCTAAAAATTTCTCGAACTTTAGCAAACGCTTCACTAGGAAGACCTCCTCCTCCTTGGTCGTCAATATCAAGAAAAGTAGGCGTTATCATGGAAGAAGCAGAATTCATCTCCGAGAAAAGAACCTTTacttcaacaaagaaaaaggaaatatCAATTAATTGTCAACTATATGATCACAAATTAATTAGGAGGAAACAGAGAAATAAATAATACCTCTGCTCTGAAGTCCTTTGAAAATTCGTCCTTCACATCCCAGAGAATATCAAGTTCATCGCGATTAAGTATCAAAATGTTTGATCTAATAAATGCGGTGTTGAACATGACACGGAAAACCATCTCTTCCCCTTCTAGTTCATCGTCCAGGGTGATACACTCGATCACAACATCGCCCTGTACGTGACAATGGATATCGATTTTAACAAGCTGACAATCTGCCTGCAACTCAAAATGAGACATTCCATAAAGGAAATATAATTAGATCAGAAACAATGATCGGgagaaaatgaataaaagagATGATATTTCACTATCTATATATGTTTACTCTACATATATGAGAAACAAGTACTATATAGCATAAACTAGCCATGCCACAACCGAAGAATCAGAAATGGAAAATATGCAGAAGGGGGGGGCGGGGCTACAATGCAAGCTAAATAAGGTCACATAGCATAGCAAAGCAAACAACAGAGAAGTCTTAAAAGGGGGTAATGTAATGCCATTATGCCAATGAAGTGAAAAGACAGAAACCACCTGCTTATAGTGTCGAACAGCGTTGGACTTTTTGGGCGTGGAGAAGAGCACCTTAGGAGTCCGATCAGCAGCCATAAAGGGATCCTGCCCATATATTCTAAATATAGGACGACACCCTCCTTCCCCATCTGCATTAGGGATGTCTCGAAGGATGATGTAATCTAACGTAAGCGCCCTATCGAGGGGAGGCCATTCAGAGCCCAAATTTCTCCTCGACACATACCTTAGATACCTCAATTGCGAAGGCAATGGATTCAGGGGCAACATCAACTGAAGAAGCTCCCGAGGCGCCTGCTTGTAAATAATGTCCAACGTTTTTTGCTCCCCGCTGTACTGCTTCCTGAATATCAACAGGGCAGCGAGCATGAAGGCCAACACTGGCCACCCACCAAGCTCACAATGCAATAAAAGCACATTCGAAGGCCCAAGCGATAGCCAACTCTCACTCGACCTCAAAAAGTGATGGATCGTCTCCATTGTGAGTATGGGGCAATTCTCATAGTGGTGTGGATAGTTGATCACAGTCATATCGTAGCCCTTCAGTATGGCCTCTATTTGGCTCTGGTTCTCCCCTTCCCTAAAATTAAAAACCATGAATGAGGAATCAGGCAAATGCTGGCACAGTTTATGGACAATGACTCCCATGTAGTTGTCGTATTCCTCATCCTTGAGAACATCACTGGTAAAGCAGCAATCGAAGACTGTTAAGCCAAAGAAACAGCTAGAATCAGCATATAATTATCTTTGGACACATTATGATCTATCCATACAATCCATGACATCCAACACACATTAGCTTCTGATAACAtacaatttgaaattattataacaataataataagagtgtgtttggttcaagggATTAGACATAAGGAATGTGAATGAAAATCAtacacattgtttggttgacaactttttaaaacacaggaataggatttgattacccttataattacaaaacttaTTACCTAGTTTAAATAAGGTATCATTCCATTAATTCACCATTATCCCTCCTCATTTCGTCACCTTCTCACTCATCTCTCCTCACTCCATCGACTTCCTCACTGCATTGCCTACTCATTTCATCGCCACTCTTAAAATTAATTCCATTGATTTTTtgcttttgtattttaaaacatttattccaattatagagtcatacataaccaaacatggtaatcattctaattctactctactaccaaacatgcaaaatactttaaCCAATATCCATTCCAATTAGCAAGTATTAGATTCTCATTCCAATTCTATtcccaaaccaaacacaccctaagttcatCTCACTACAATATTAACAAAAGCATATATTCATCTTAAAGTTGAGATCGAAATATGGAAAATGCATCAGAAAGTTGAGAATTGAAATGTTGTAACAAACATTTAACCTTCCTCAGTACAATCAAACTAGGTTAAAGAATAACACTAAAACAAAACCTCATTAATATAGGATTCAGCCTTGAAAAAAttgatggaagaaaaaaaaaaaaaaagacaaaaacaacaTACCAAAAACCCTATCGGCGATCTCCAAGAGCCCCTCTGGCGGCTTCCGGTAGAAAAACTTGCGGAGAAGAGCCATCTTTAAGATCCGGGAAAATCAGCCCCAAGAATCTTAGATGGAAGACGAGAACCCACATTTGATATTACAATTGTTGAGAATGTATGTGAATGCATATATACGCATTATTGCGatgcatatatatgcatgctAACAATTGAAAGGGACGTGTTGTTGTTTCGAGAAACACCCAGACCAGAAAACATGGGTTTTTGCTGGATGGGTCTTCAAGAAACGTTTCGTTGGTGTCTAATAATGTTTCCCGGCCCCCTCACACGTCTTCACATTCACTTCAATGGGAGGAACCCGGAGGTGCGTGGggttagagagagaaagagaagacTCAATGCTGGATTCTGTTTGTTTAGTTAACGTTGATAATAGATGATTTTTGAGGTCTCACATGCAGACCCCCGCATCTCTAAATCTCTATCTCTATTCAAGACAAAAGGTTTGGGGAAGCAACAGCCAATATTCCATTTCGGCAGTATAAATAAGCCATCATCCACAGGGAGAACAATAGGGATTCCTTTCCAGATCTTGAGCTAGAATAGAAAGAAGATTAACCATTTTTTTTCCATAGAGATTTATGCTCAAAACTGATTCATCATTTATCGGGAACAATATTATCTGCCTGAAAAAACACAATCTCATAATTCAGAAAGATCATCATGCTGTTGGGTGGAAGGAAATGGTGTTTCCCCCCGAGAAAAACATCTAAATTGCAGggaaaaaaacatttatttaaaaaagaaaagggacACAGATTATACCATTCGCCGTATACTATGGCTATGGAGATGATGGTGATACCGTGATAGAGAGGGGTATGTCACGCCGAGAGAGAGAATGAGATGATGGAGGATGGATCTTCTGCGAACGTGGGTTCTTGAATTGGCTGCTATTCTTCTTATTAttggttttattattttgtttttttccatACGAAACAACAatagtatatattttttcaaaaaaaaaaaaagaaaacaatagtgtatataaaaagaAGGCATGCACAAGCTAAGGCTCAAGATCAATAatgtatatgcatatatttttattattttacaaaaggACAGcaatttgttttcaaaatgatGAATGAGTATGTAAGAAGCTGACAATTCATTTCCTTACGGCGCCTTCTCtccctattctatatatatttatatatatatatatatatatagagagagagagaggattgtGTTCAAATTAGAGCGGTGCGCCCAGGATAGAACTggcagggcgtttggttgggaggagggaattagagaagaaaagaattgtaattcggtggaattgcaattcaatgaataagtaggaattgaaattacagtgtttggtaggCAGAATAGGAGTACAtgaaattgaaaggtaagaaatacccttatgttgtagtatatgttgtaataataataataataataataataataataataagaagtataagtatactaataataataataataataataagtataataataataataataataataacaataataataattctttaaaaaaaaagaataataataataataataatttttttaaatttaaagaaaaaaaaaaacaaagagtatGGGAAG from Ipomoea triloba cultivar NCNSP0323 chromosome 6, ASM357664v1 includes:
- the LOC116021702 gene encoding formin-like protein 6 isoform X2, producing MGVIVHKLCQHLPDSSFMVFNFREGENQSQIEAILKGYDMTVINYPHHYENCPILTMETIHHFLRSSESWLSLGPSNVLLLHCELGGWPVLAFMLAALLIFRKQYSGEQKTLDIIYKQAPRELLQLMLPLNPLPSQLRYLRYVSRRNLGSEWPPLDRALTLDYIILRDIPNADGEGGCRPIFRIYGQDPFMAADRTPKVLFSTPKKSNAVRHYKQADCQLVKIDIHCHVQGDVVIECITLDDELEGEEMVFRVMFNTAFIRSNILILNRDELDILWDVKDEFSKDFRAEVLFSEMNSASSMITPTFLDIDDQGGGGLPSEAFAKVREIFSNVDWLDPRTDVALDILEIRAANIIQERLENISPRPARKDKLIKSASTLTNEVIENFICQSPTDEDFETSFLELARKLKIGSSTFQDAIEGINLPRSTSKKNNSGKSGALLAELYEGVTDELDSSNIGDSFPSPKNTPMLASKLMANDDETPKSSQLENDTKPQDRQIPLHEPPQSEVTSHPPPPVLPPSRFHGSGGSTVGITALLKESTSSVTMSPRHAILASVPGLLKPLSPRKSLLSPQLPSSSQFPLGTVPSSQAAVSLITSKLASLIPPSVPPPPPPPPDGQDSNKVPESSTTDPPCAPPSSSGIDPVPAASSIPPPPQPCPPPPPPPMSGLDSGHPPPPPAPCPPPPPSVSSANAMPSAPPPPPPPGGSTNTPPPPPPPGGSTNTPPPPPPPGGSTNTPPPPPPPGGSTNTPPPPPPPGGSTNTPPPPPPPGGSTNTPPPPPPPGGSTNTPPPPPPPGGSTNNNPPVPPPPIGGTPPGGGGSIPPPPMGAKGGKLQARTGVKNQGQSKRTPLKPYHWLKITRAMQGSLWAEAQRPEEASKAPEFDMSELESLFSAAVPKAAGKSSRRAAGPKSDKVQLIDLRRAYNCEIMLTKVKIPLPDLMSSVLALDDSALDIDQVDNLIKFCPTKEEMEALKNYKGETDNLGKCEQFFLELMKVPRVESKLRVFSFKIQFCSQVSDLRKSLNVVHSTADEVRNSINLKRVMQTILSLGNAMNHGTARGSAVGFRLDSLLKLTDTRARNNKMTLMHYLCKVLSEKLPEVLDFPNDLESLEAASKLQLKFLAEEMQAVSKGLEKIQQELTASENDGPVSESFCTTLKDFLGYCESEVKSLATLYSGVGRNADALALYFGEDPARCPFEQVVSTLLNFVRMFKKAHEENCKQLEFERKKAEKEAAENDKAKLNNDAASKNELGDGKTKMSSSCMGTEQLIQTA
- the LOC116021702 gene encoding formin-like protein 6 isoform X1; its protein translation is MALLRKFFYRKPPEGLLEIADRVFVFDCCFTSDVLKDEEYDNYMGVIVHKLCQHLPDSSFMVFNFREGENQSQIEAILKGYDMTVINYPHHYENCPILTMETIHHFLRSSESWLSLGPSNVLLLHCELGGWPVLAFMLAALLIFRKQYSGEQKTLDIIYKQAPRELLQLMLPLNPLPSQLRYLRYVSRRNLGSEWPPLDRALTLDYIILRDIPNADGEGGCRPIFRIYGQDPFMAADRTPKVLFSTPKKSNAVRHYKQADCQLVKIDIHCHVQGDVVIECITLDDELEGEEMVFRVMFNTAFIRSNILILNRDELDILWDVKDEFSKDFRAEVLFSEMNSASSMITPTFLDIDDQGGGGLPSEAFAKVREIFSNVDWLDPRTDVALDILEIRAANIIQERLENISPRPARKDKLIKSASTLTNEVIENFICQSPTDEDFETSFLELARKLKIGSSTFQDAIEGINLPRSTSKKNNSGKSGALLAELYEGVTDELDSSNIGDSFPSPKNTPMLASKLMANDDETPKSSQLENDTKPQDRQIPLHEPPQSEVTSHPPPPVLPPSRFHGSGGSTVGITALLKESTSSVTMSPRHAILASVPGLLKPLSPRKSLLSPQLPSSSQFPLGTVPSSQAAVSLITSKLASLIPPSVPPPPPPPPDGQDSNKVPESSTTDPPCAPPSSSGIDPVPAASSIPPPPQPCPPPPPPPMSGLDSGHPPPPPAPCPPPPPSVSSANAMPSAPPPPPPPGGSTNTPPPPPPPGGSTNTPPPPPPPGGSTNTPPPPPPPGGSTNTPPPPPPPGGSTNTPPPPPPPGGSTNTPPPPPPPGGSTNTPPPPPPPGGSTNNNPPVPPPPIGGTPPGGGGSIPPPPMGAKGGKLQARTGVKNQGQSKRTPLKPYHWLKITRAMQGSLWAEAQRPEEASKAPEFDMSELESLFSAAVPKAAGKSSRRAAGPKSDKVQLIDLRRAYNCEIMLTKVKIPLPDLMSSVLALDDSALDIDQVDNLIKFCPTKEEMEALKNYKGETDNLGKCEQFFLELMKVPRVESKLRVFSFKIQFCSQVSDLRKSLNVVHSTADEVRNSINLKRVMQTILSLGNAMNHGTARGSAVGFRLDSLLKLTDTRARNNKMTLMHYLCKVLSEKLPEVLDFPNDLESLEAASKLQLKFLAEEMQAVSKGLEKIQQELTASENDGPVSESFCTTLKDFLGYCESEVKSLATLYSGVGRNADALALYFGEDPARCPFEQVVSTLLNFVRMFKKAHEENCKQLEFERKKAEKEAAENDKAKLNNDAASKNELGDGKTKMSSSCMGTEQLIQTA